One genomic window of Mercenaria mercenaria strain notata chromosome 2, MADL_Memer_1, whole genome shotgun sequence includes the following:
- the LOC123563850 gene encoding structural maintenance of chromosomes protein 1A-like — translation MEKATRKPVDRQATFDTDPHRANLAQGNLKLPVIEAQELEKRKSALKENRNKQTKISNNSPTEHKEKNSLNNSKTGTTEKDTKTTVQTVKISETDRKSNILSNINKKVVTGADKESKEVRNSKDASPKSTDELSKNSRKTNGIIKTDRSVVAHSEQKPSVGIKTNVTGKSNTQNKVNETKTATGNLNSEASQKTNNSNNKLTQQANKNVKESVTESKSKIIESRSRSPEKQPSKATVLKDLNRKRSVSPAKGRNASPSKESRSTNVEENSKTKHQTTTTVLNKSPQNKTLNVNDQNQKQSPRKQDNASKSKVVYRPKENNSTTDKTTNKQNDLSAVKETNDTKSTSKSTLPSNNAPVETKLIDSGKIEKKSSKVSPRTKLQNGKQPTSVDPNTKQNDIKHERNEDAQHNQNNTAVDVPTSNNTVRTVTPHLNNSHINGNQSEVQKDQNTEQNQTGRNSEKLSTDSNEQTVDKERNRTERVLNASVQSKNETYVLSPSPTKLDSRSQRGNKVSRPGRLSPSNESVEPIKLEQRPAPERPGMDVDRKESYAQVYAERNTLLNAEYTYRKRIKQLEEEANGFLKAIDELTTENRYLRSRVDSLEDELRGKGDLNAVDKISELEKDKSELKNKIKQLEKSTRSNENTDELRELKEQIVKLQSENQTINEENIKLKSENYENTKKLHALEAEKKSLETSVTDVESEKLDKIQDLSNEQKQMSKRLNELKNKNQGLEKKVDTLEYENKMLSETLDQKKTELGELLSAMKDENKFDDEIKDLKNEILKLNKEKKESELSNNKEKRILNEKLKDVKASLDTKSRYADELKIKLDQVESEHKKMKSDFDPMKRLVDSQKKEIARLKEEIERLKQELKESKETYANLKNESGSASKELKETKDQLEQFNKELQKIVNDKESQISKLINQLDTMRQERENDRKTAKEEKELLASEMEKVESYQATTKRLETDLQHFSEKLDESKLREKQLSLQLEDKSFEVSNLEHQVFEMNMKMENHSKRMSELDREKREMEKEKREWEVKKDKMDDIEASNKRLLEENKRLRNQIEMSSYSSTYRASERGAEEKPVVEAWVNDHGHSNAINHAIYVQKEKERDHRKKRVHLAQSSLQKKRIPLSKSSPVKVSRQHKTDEHKSSNQSTHRSLEDLRKVGDSKSPESEHSLPELRQDARLTMGYGSLAGYRQIHKDRIRAAHKRVY, via the coding sequence ATGGAGAAAGCAACAAGGAAGCCTGTGGACAGACAGGCGACATTTGACACTGATCCACATCGTGCAAATCTTGCCCAAGGTAATCTTAAGTTACCTGTCATAGAAGCTCAAGAACTGGAGAAAAGAAAATCTGCATTGAAAGAGAACAGGAACAAGCAGAcgaaaatatcaaacaattcaCCAACTGAACATAAAGAAAAGAATTCACTGAATAATTCAAAGACAGGAACGACCGAAAAGGACACAAAAACGACTGTACAAACTGTTAAAATTAGTGAAACAGACAGGAAATCAAAtatcttatcaaatatcaataagAAAGTAGTTACAGGTGCTGATAAAGAATCAAAGGAAGTGCGAAATTCGAAAGACGCTTCGCCTAAGTCTACAGATGAATTAAGTAAGAATTCGCGTAAAACTAACGGGATAATAAAGACTGATAGAAGTGTTGTTGCGCATTCCGAGCAAAAACCTAGTGTCGgtataaaaacaaatgtaactGGTAAATCTAACACTCAAAACAaagtaaatgaaacaaaaactgcGACAGGGAATTTGAATTCCGAAGCTAGTCAGAAAACAAATAACAGTAACAATAAATTGACACAACAggcaaataaaaatgttaaggAATCCGTAACCGAAAGTAAATCTAAAATTATTGAGAGTCGTTCAAGAAGCCCAGAAAAACAACCTTCAAAAGCTACTGTCCTAAAGGATTTAAATCGCAAAAGGAGTGTAAGTCCTGCAAAAGGCAGGAACGCCAGTCCTTCAAAGGAATCAAGATCGACGAACGTTGAAGAAAATTCAAAAACCAAACACCAGACCACGACTACAGTGTTAAACAAATCGCCTCAAAATAAGACATTAAATGTTAATGATCAAAATCAAAAACAGTCTCCTAGAAAGCAAGACAACGCAAGTAAAAGTAAGGTCGTGTACCGTccaaaagaaaataatagcactactgataaaacaacaaataagcAAAATGATTTAAGTGCTGTCAAAGAAACGAACGACACAAAAAGCACGTCTAAAAGTACACTACCGTCTAACAACGCTCCTGTTGAGACAAAATTGATTGACAGTGGTAAAATTGAGAAGAAAAGTAGTAAGGTCAGTCCAAGAACAAAACTTCAAAACGGAAAGCAACCAACGTCTGTTGACCCGAATACAAAACAAAACGACATTAAACACGAGAGAAATGAGGATGCACAACATAACCAAAACAACACAGCTGTTGATGTACCTACATCAAATAATACAGTAAGAACAGTTACTCCGCATTTAAATAACTCGCATATTAACGGCAATCAAAGTGAAGTGCAAAAAGATCAGAATACAGAACAGAATCAGACTGGTAGAAATTCTGAAAAGCTTTCCACAGATTCAAATGAACAAACTGTGGATAAAGAAAGAAATCGAACTGAAAGGGTTCTGAACGCGAGTGTTCAAAGTAAAAACGAAACATATGTTTTATCCCCGTCTCCTACTAAGTTAGATTCACGATCACAAAGAGGCAATAAAGTGTCAAGACCAGGTCGCCTTAGTCCATCAAATGAATCAGTCGAACCCATAAAGCTAGAACAGAGACCGGCGCCGGAGAGACCAGGTATGGATGTTGATAGAAAGGAATCGTATGCACAAGTGTATGCTGAACGCAATACTCTGCTCAATGCCGAGTATACATATAGAAAACGCATAAAACAGCTCGAAGAGGAAGCAAATGGTTTTCTTAAAGCAATAGACGAATTAACAACAGAAAATAGATACTTACGAAGTCGCGTTGACTCACTAGAGGATGAATTACGAGGTAAAGGAGATTTAAATGCAGTTGATAAGATCTCAGAGTTAGAAAAGGACAAAAGtgaactaaaaaacaaaattaaacagtTAGAAAAGTCTACCCGATCAAACGAAAATACAGATGAATTAAGGGAGCTCAAGGAGCAAATTGTGAAATTGCAAAGTGAAAATCAGACtataaatgaagaaaacataaagctaaaatcagaaaattatgaaaatacgaaGAAGTTACATGCGCTAGAAGCAGAGAAGAAATCTCTAGAAACAAGTGTTACGGACGTGGAATCggaaaaacttgataaaattcaagatttaagcaatGAACAAAAGCAGATGAGTAAGAGGTTGAAcgaactgaaaaataaaaatcaaggTTTAGAGAAAAAAGTTGATACTCtggaatatgaaaataaaatgctctctGAAACATTAGATCAGAAAAAGACGGAGCTTGGTGAGCTTCTTAGTGCGATGAAAGATGAAAATAAGTTTGATGATGAAATTAAAGatctgaaaaatgaaattttgaagcTGAATAAGGAGAAGAAAGAGTCCGAATTATCGAATAATAAGGAAAAACGTATACTTAATGAAAAGCTTAAAGATGTTAAAGCGTCATTAGACACAAAAAGTAGATATGCTGATGAACTGAAAATCAAACTTGATCAAGTTGAATCTGAACATAAGAAAATGAAGTCAGATTTTGATCCAATGAAACGGTTAGTGGATTCCCAAAAGAAAGAAATAGCTAGGCTCAAAGAAGAAATTGAAAGACTTAAACAAGAACTTAAAGAAAGTAAGGAAACATACGCAAACCTTAAAAATGAATCTGGGAGTGCATCAAAGGAACTCAAAGAAACAAAAGACCAGCTGGAGCAGTTTAATAAAGAATTGCAGAAGATAGTTAATGACAAGGAAAGCCAAATTAGCAAGCTTATTAATCAACTAGACACAATGAGACAAGAAAGGGAGAATGATCGAAAAACAGCCAAAGAAGAGAAAGAACTACTTGCTTCCGAAATGGAGAAAGTCGAATCATACCAAGCTACTACAAAACGACTTGAAACGGATTTACAACACTTTAGTGAAAAACTCGACGAGTCTAAATTAAGAGAAAAACAATTATCACTGCAGTTGGAAGACAAGAGTTTCGAAGTATCAAATTTAGAACATCAAGTATttgaaatgaatatgaaaatgGAGAATCACTCGAAGAGAATGAGTGAGCTCGACCGCGAGAAGCGtgaaatggaaaaagaaaaacgAGAATGGGAAGTGAAAAAAGATAAAATGGACGATATTGAAGCAAGCAATAAACGATTACTTGAAGAAAATAAGAGACTCCGGAATCAGATAGAAATGTCAAGTTATTCGTCTACTTATCGAGCATCTGAACGCGGTGCTGAGGAGAAACCGGTGGTGGAGGCATGGGTAAATGATCACGGACATTCGAATGCGATAAACCACGCAATCTATGTTCAAAAGGAAAAGGAGAGGGATCATAGAAAAAAGAGAGTGCATCTTGCACAATCCAGTTTACAGAAAAAGAGAATACCTTTAAGCAAGTCAAGCCCGGTGAAAGTATCGAGACAACACAAAACAGATGAACATAAATCATCGAATCAGAGTACACACAGAAGTCTAGAAGACTTGAGAAAAGTTGGAGACAGTAAAAGTCCGGAATCTGAGCACAGTTTACCGGAACTTAGACAAGACGCTCGTTTAACAATGGGGTACGGCAGCTTAGCTGGATATAGACAGATTCACAAAGATAGGATACGGGCTGCACACAAGAGGGTTTATTAG
- the LOC123562707 gene encoding uncharacterized protein LOC123562707 codes for MSLIGADDISTKWCVVYKYSENGQRWPKAAQCLVKCELQLKKKKKKKRELEWNLITGNSDVDCWQKFSNQIFDNKKKHAEVSMIEDIGSKIEEIENERNTSIRKCEIEVAINYSPCNECSEILISLKKGLEKKGVRIRLKITFANFYGCQRSTLKKNCIPGLVKLLQNDIKLNVFSTETWDWLLHDVLCLKKSRKFQYLLDDDDLDKRKEREEIDYQILRGLKKIANGFDEFSYLLDFFNSEQRNEFSEKLMKMVKSKDWREAKQGAKDFFSYTERFIANIEE; via the exons ATGTC GTTAATAGGTGCAGACGACATAAGCACGAAATGGTGTGTTGTATACAAATATTCGGAGAATGGACAGAGGTGGCCAAAAGCAGCACAGTGTTTAGTGAAGTGTGAGCTTCaattgaagaagaagaagaagaagaagagggAACTTGAATGGAATTTAATAACTGGAAATAGCGATGTCGACTGCTGGCAAAAGTTTTCCAACCAAATATTTGACAACAAGAAAAAGCACGCAGAGGTATCTATGATTGAAGACATTGGTAGTAAAATAGAAGaaatagaaaatgaaagaaaCACCAGTATTAGAAAATGTGAAATTGAGGTGGCAATAAATTACTCACCATGCAATGAATGTTCCGAAATACTGATTAGTTTGAAAAAGGGCCTTGAAAAGAAAGGTGTTCGTATCagattaaaaataacatttgctAACTTTTACGGCTGTCAAAGATCCacgttgaaaaaaaattgtataccAGGGCTTGTTAAATTACTCCAAAATGACATAAAACTAAATGTATTCAGTACAGAGACTTGGGACTGGCTACTCCACGACGTCCTTTGCCTTAAAAAGTCTCGCAAGTTTCAGTATTTGCTAGACGACGATGATCTcgataaaagaaaagaaagagaaGAAATTGATTACCAAATCTTAcgtggtttaaaaaaaattgcaaacgGTTTCGATGAGTTCAGTTACTTACTCGACTTCTTCAACAGTGAGCAAAGAAATGAGTTTTCggaaaaattgatgaaaatggTTAAATCTAAAGATTGGAGAGAGGCGAAACAAGGCGCTAAAGATTTTTTCAGTTACACAGAAAGATTTATCGCAAATATTGAAGAGTAA